In Anguilla rostrata isolate EN2019 chromosome 1, ASM1855537v3, whole genome shotgun sequence, a genomic segment contains:
- the LOC135261042 gene encoding hairy/enhancer-of-split related with YRPW motif protein 1-like: MKRNRDYSSSDSEIDENIEVEKESADENENFGSLDGSISPSTTTQVQARKRRRGIIEKRRRDRINNSLSELRRLVPTAFEKQGSAKLEKAEILQMTVDHLKMLHAASGKGYFDAHALAMDYRSLGFRECLAETARYLSFMEGLDSADPLRIRLVSHLNSYVCQREAHSGLGQLAWGSAFGTPPSHLAHHLLLQQQQPGQVAPCRPGSPRPPSSAPTSSSSPTESPAPSRLSGPSHTEPVPLRAPLKGTVSSSLPVTTAGSSKLTPPLVSSLPAFPLSFSAFPLLSPSAPPSGLGKPYRPWGTEIGAF; encoded by the exons atgaaaagaaatcgCGATTACAGCTCATCGGACAGCGAGATTGATGAAAACATCGAGGTAGAGAAGGAGAGTGCCGATGAAAATGA GAACTTTGGTTCTCTGGACGGATCAATTTCCCCATCAACAACAACTCAAGTTCAAGCAAGGAAACGACGACGAGGA ATAATTGAGAAACGACGCCGTGATCGGATCAACAACAGCCTCTCTGAACTCCGAAGACTGGTTCCAACCGCTTTTGAGAAACAG GGTTCGGCTAAATTAGAAAAGGCGGAGATTTTGCAGATGACTGTGGATCACCTGAAGATGCTTCATGCTGCGAGTGGAAAAG GTTACTTTGACGCCCATGCACTGGCTATGGATTACCGCAGCCTGGGATTCCGGGAGTGCCTAGCAGAGACTGCGCGCTACCTGAGCTTCATGGAGGGGCTGGACAGTGCTGATCCTCTGCGGATCCGACTGGTTTCCCATCTCAACAGCTACGTCTGCCAGAGGGAGGCACATTCAGGACTTGGGCAGTTGGCCTGGGGGTCTGCTTTTgggacacccccctcccacctggcGCACCACCTCCTCCTACAGCAGCAACAGCCAGGGCAGGTGGCCCCCTGCCGCCCCGGTAGCCCCCGCCCTCCTTCCTCTGCCCCTACCTCGTCATCCTCGCCGACGGAGTCCCCTGCTCCCAGCAGGCTCAGTGGCCCATCACACACTGAGCCCGTGCCCCTGAGGGCCCCCTTAAAGGGCACCGTCAGCTCCAGCCTGCCTGTCACCACCGCTGGCTCCAGCAAACTGACCCCGCCTCTggtgtcctccctccctgcattccctctctccttcagtgCGTTTCCGCTGCTCTCGCCCAGTGCCCCGCCCTCCGGCCTGGGGAAGCCGTACAGACCCTGGGGAACAGAGATAGGGGCCTTCTGA